Proteins from a genomic interval of Raphanus sativus cultivar WK10039 unplaced genomic scaffold, ASM80110v3 Scaffold2381, whole genome shotgun sequence:
- the LOC130505562 gene encoding uncharacterized protein LOC130505562 gives MGNESDEEAELVRTSRLIREEMTEQLQQTLITTVAEMIKTSITGLRDEIRQELKQATGQSHSNESRRERRGQSPQNHPETRRNRREHAGSQETDNYYERSRVSRKQRRDHEVRRPKKEELGGVKLKIPPFHGKVDPDAYLEWEKKIEIVFNCKNYTNTQRIQLAATEFYDYALSWWDQLVTMRRLNQEYPVETWSEMKSLMRKRFVPSHYHRDLHQRLRKLTQGAKTVEEYYQDMELLMLRASISEDREATMSRFLGGLNREIQDKVEMQHYVEIEEMLHKAILVEQQLKRKGHSRGSYGVTRFQSPKEDKPSYQKESKPYQKDDTKPSNIYSKDKGKTGATDEKIHTDPEQTEEEFEEEPVKGRLLVTRRLLNLQTKTEETEQRENLFYTRCLVQGKVCSLIIDGGSCVNVASETMVKKLGLKVQKHPKPYRLQWLNEEGEMRVSNQVLIPIAIGRYEDEILCDVLPMEASHILLGRPWQFDRRVVHDGFSNKHSFEFNGKKTVLVPLSPKEVQADQLQLQKKKEIDLKPDQKHHRIGIGAVLMQDKRPIAYFSEKLGGATLNYATYDKELYAL, from the exons ATGGGGAACGAGTCAGATGaggaagcagaacttgtaaggaCGAGTAGACTTATAAGGGAAGAGATGACCGAGCAGTTACAACAAACTCTAATCACTACTGTGGCTGAGATGATCAAGACTAGCATCACGGGTCTTCGTGATGAGATAAGACAAGAGCTAaaacaagctactggtcagAGCCATAGTAATGAGTctaggagagaaagaagaggtcaGAGTCCACAAAATCATCCTGAAACAAGAAGAAACCGTAGAGAACATGCTGGATCACAAGAGACtgacaactactatgagcgcagccg agtGAGTAGAaagcagaggcgtgatcatgaaGTTAGGAGACCTAAGAAAGAAGAGCTTGGTGGAGTTAAGCTCAAGATACCTCCTTTTCATGGCAAGGTTGATCCGGATGCctacttggagtgggagaagaagattgagattgtctTCAATTGTAAGAACTATACCAACACTCAACGAATCCAACttgctgcaactgagttctatgaCTATGCTCTGAGCTGGTGGGATCAGCTGGTTACCATGAGGCGGCTTAACCAAGAATATCCAGTGGAAACATGGagtgagatgaagtctcttatgcgcaagaggtttgtaccGAGCCACTACCACAGAGATCTTCACCAGAGACTAAGAAAACTCACTCAAGGAGCTAAGACCGTAGAGGAGTACTATCAAGATATGGAGCTGTTGATGTTAAGAGCCAGTATTtcagaagatagagaagctacTATGTCAAGATTTCTTGGAGGGCTCAACCGAGAAATACAAGATAAGgtggagatgcaacactatgtggaaatagaagagatgttgcataaggccaTTCTAGTGGAGCAGCAGCTCAAGAGGAAGGGACATTCACGAGGAAGCTATGGGGTTACTCGATTCCAAAGTCCTAAGGAAGATAAGCCTAGCTACCAGAAGGAGAGTAAACCTTATCAGAAAGATGACACCAAGCCTAGCAACATTTATAGCAAGGACAAAGGAAAGACAGGAGCTACTG ATGAGAAGATACACACTGATCCTGAGCAGACTGAAGAAGAGTTTGAAGAAGAACCGGTCAAGGGAAGGTTGTTAGTGACAAGAAGACTCTTAAACTTGCAAACTAAGACTGAAGAGACTGAGCAGCGTGAGAACCTCTTCTACACTAGGTGTTTGGTTCAGGGTAAGGTGTGCAGCCTTATTATTGATGGTGGAAGCTGTGTCAATGTAGCTAGTGAGACCATGGTGAAGAAATTGGGTTTGAAAGTTCAAAAACATCCTAAACCTTACCGGCTGCAATGGCTCAATGAAGAGGGTGAGATGAGAGTCTCCAATCAAGTGCTGATACCTATAGCCATTGgtagatatgaagatgagatcttgtgtgacGTTTTACCAATGGAAGCTAGCCATATCCTTCTTGGTAGACCCTGGCAATTTGATAGGCGTGTGGTTCATGATGGTTTCAGTAACAAGCActcttttgagtttaatggaaagaagacagtgctggtaCCCTTGTCACCTAAAGAAGTTCAAGCGGATCAGCTccagcttcagaaaaagaaagagatcgaCCTTAAGCCTGATCAGAAACATCACA gaattggaaTTGGTGCTGTATTGATGCAGGATAAAAGACCAAtagcatacttcagtgagaagcttggaggagcaaCTCTCAACTATGCAACGTATGACAAAGAGTTgtatgctttg